A genome region from Methanofollis sp. UBA420 includes the following:
- the purF gene encoding amidophosphoribosyltransferase gives MCGIVGIVDAGGVSFPLYYALYALQHRGQESAGMSTFDHRPYVHKGKGLVAEVFDEQILQELSGNVGIGHVRYPTTGANLPENIQPFNFVCRDHTLSLAHNGNLVNTDALRSAYEQDGQIFCTSTDSEVIATILAHELRDSGSVEDAVGVAMRKLRGSYSVVLMLDETLYAFRDPLGIKPLCIGRTETGYIVASESVAIDALNGTLLRDVRPGELITVTENGIRSVQIATSDRRAHCMFEYVYFARADSVIDGTLVYDARRKIGEVLARGAPVDADMVAPVPDSGTAYAIGYSTASGTPYLEGLMKNRYMGRTFIMPNQRKRENAVRIKLNPIKKHLENKSVVLIDDSVVRGTTSRRLIDIVRDAGAKEVHLRVGSPPIIAPCYLGVDFPTRTELIANERNTDEVRDLIHADSLYHVPLDRMVEAIGIDIGNLCTACLTGKYPVEVCGECCDCRCIEFMKGSVQTHLDLD, from the coding sequence ATGTGTGGGATCGTTGGCATCGTGGATGCTGGCGGTGTCTCTTTCCCGCTATACTATGCCCTGTACGCTCTCCAGCACCGCGGGCAGGAGAGCGCGGGGATGTCCACTTTTGACCACCGGCCCTATGTCCACAAGGGCAAAGGGCTTGTGGCCGAGGTATTTGATGAGCAGATACTCCAGGAGCTCAGTGGGAACGTTGGTATCGGGCATGTCCGGTATCCGACGACCGGCGCAAACTTGCCGGAGAACATCCAGCCATTCAATTTTGTCTGTAGAGATCATACGCTCTCCCTTGCTCACAACGGCAACCTCGTGAATACCGATGCCCTGCGGTCCGCCTATGAACAGGACGGACAGATCTTCTGCACAAGCACCGATTCCGAGGTGATCGCGACGATCCTTGCCCACGAGCTCCGCGACTCGGGCTCTGTCGAGGACGCCGTCGGTGTGGCGATGCGGAAGTTGCGGGGGTCGTACTCGGTCGTGCTGATGCTCGACGAGACGCTGTACGCCTTCCGCGACCCTCTCGGGATCAAGCCCCTCTGCATCGGGCGCACCGAGACCGGATATATCGTGGCCTCGGAGAGCGTTGCGATCGACGCCCTGAACGGCACCCTGCTCAGGGACGTGCGGCCCGGAGAACTGATCACGGTCACGGAGAACGGGATCCGGTCTGTCCAGATCGCGACGTCTGATAGGCGCGCCCACTGCATGTTCGAGTATGTCTATTTCGCACGGGCAGACTCGGTCATCGACGGCACTCTTGTCTATGACGCCCGCCGGAAGATCGGTGAGGTCCTCGCCCGCGGTGCACCTGTCGACGCCGACATGGTCGCTCCGGTGCCTGATTCGGGGACGGCATACGCGATCGGTTATTCGACGGCGTCGGGTACCCCGTACCTGGAGGGCCTGATGAAGAACCGGTATATGGGCCGGACATTCATCATGCCGAACCAGCGGAAGCGGGAGAACGCCGTGCGCATCAAGCTCAACCCGATCAAGAAGCACCTGGAGAACAAGTCTGTCGTGCTCATCGACGACTCGGTGGTGCGGGGCACGACCTCACGGCGGCTCATCGACATCGTCAGGGACGCCGGGGCGAAAGAAGTCCATCTCAGGGTCGGTTCGCCGCCGATCATCGCCCCCTGTTATCTCGGGGTCGATTTCCCGACACGGACCGAACTCATTGCAAATGAGCGGAATACCGATGAGGTGCGCGACCTCATCCATGCCGACTCTCTCTATCATGTCCCTCTGGACAGGATGGTG